A window of the Bacillus andreraoultii genome harbors these coding sequences:
- a CDS encoding GNAT family N-acetyltransferase, which produces MGELTFTPLTDELEDLVTFFIENTWEFHRDPHPSKYKIMQSFHKGWYQDERATFWINKNGEKIGLIILDDITDTIPMFDIRLATRWRGMGYGTEAVNWIKEYIFRLPDRKIRIEAYTRYDNVPMRKALTKCGFVKEGYLRDAWENDDGSLMDAMIYAITRSDWEHGITTPIKLDAETF; this is translated from the coding sequence ATGGGAGAGTTGACTTTTACACCGTTAACAGATGAGTTAGAAGATTTAGTTACATTTTTCATAGAAAATACGTGGGAATTTCATCGGGATCCACATCCGTCAAAATATAAAATCATGCAGTCATTTCATAAAGGATGGTATCAGGATGAGCGGGCAACATTTTGGATCAACAAGAATGGGGAAAAGATTGGTTTGATTATTTTGGACGATATAACAGATACGATTCCGATGTTCGATATTCGCCTTGCAACGAGATGGCGAGGAATGGGATATGGCACAGAAGCAGTTAACTGGATAAAGGAATACATATTTAGACTTCCTGATCGAAAAATAAGAATTGAAGCTTATACCCGATATGATAATGTACCGATGAGAAAAGCACTTACGAAATGCGGGTTTGTTAAGGAAGGCTACTTACGGGATGCATGGGAAAATGATGACGGCTCCCTTATGGACGCAATGATCTATGCAATAACCCGATCGGATTGGGAACACGGGATTACCACACCAATTAAACTCGATGCAGAGACGTTTTAA
- a CDS encoding DDE-type integrase/transposase/recombinase: protein MYPQLLTYLFEFIKYQDETIKILQTLLIGKSMFDKPEEKPISKPYRKLQVDELPIVETLEKLDYQELLNDFLEKHGKPLKPVRRHKNAKVCVPSHLNCPKCGAPSDFLYANNGDKGQYQCKVCACLFSEKNRYLKEAILRCPHCSKTLEKIKERKDFDVFKCKNNQCSYYQKKLKGLSKEEKKPFKKDPQAFKMRYIFRLFKFDYKPLSKESPELPKVDLSKLYVSPHTLGLILTYHVNYGLSARKTAAIMNDIHGVSISHQSILNYENSVALIMKPFIDHYPYELSNQFCGDETYIRVSGRWNYLFFFFDTVKKIILSYPVSPNRDTQAAVLAIDEVLLKLKEIPEDLTFVVDGNPIYLLAQHFFAQHDIHFDVKQVIGLTNEDPVSTEYRPLKQIIERLNRTFKGNYKATHGFGSEKGSVSYVTLFVAYFNFLRPHASLENKVPVMIPELSKLPHMPARWTKMIELAQQWLLEIQAA from the coding sequence CTGTATCCTCAATTATTAACCTATTTATTTGAATTTATCAAGTACCAAGATGAGACTATCAAAATTTTACAGACTCTTTTAATTGGAAAGAGTATGTTTGATAAACCCGAAGAAAAACCGATAAGCAAGCCTTATCGAAAACTACAGGTGGATGAGCTTCCGATTGTTGAAACACTTGAAAAGCTTGATTATCAAGAACTACTTAATGATTTTCTAGAAAAACACGGGAAACCATTAAAACCGGTTCGTAGACATAAAAACGCCAAAGTTTGTGTGCCTTCTCATTTGAATTGTCCAAAGTGTGGTGCTCCTTCTGATTTTCTTTATGCAAATAATGGAGATAAAGGACAATATCAATGTAAAGTGTGTGCGTGTTTGTTTAGCGAAAAGAATCGTTATTTGAAAGAGGCCATTTTACGATGTCCTCACTGTTCAAAAACACTTGAAAAGATAAAAGAACGAAAAGATTTTGATGTTTTCAAGTGTAAAAATAATCAATGTTCTTACTACCAAAAGAAGTTAAAAGGTCTTTCGAAAGAAGAGAAGAAACCGTTCAAAAAAGACCCACAAGCGTTCAAAATGCGCTATATATTTCGCCTGTTTAAGTTCGACTATAAGCCACTGTCGAAAGAGTCTCCAGAGTTACCGAAAGTAGATTTATCGAAATTGTACGTGTCTCCGCATACACTGGGACTTATTTTGACTTATCACGTAAACTACGGCTTATCAGCGCGCAAAACCGCGGCCATTATGAATGATATTCACGGAGTTTCTATTTCTCACCAAAGTATTTTAAACTACGAAAACAGTGTCGCGCTCATAATGAAACCGTTTATCGACCATTATCCGTATGAGCTTTCCAATCAATTTTGCGGTGATGAAACGTATATCCGTGTGAGTGGACGTTGGAATTACTTGTTCTTCTTCTTTGATACCGTAAAAAAGATTATTTTGTCGTATCCTGTTTCACCAAACCGAGATACACAGGCAGCTGTATTAGCCATTGATGAAGTATTGCTTAAGCTAAAAGAGATTCCAGAAGATCTTACTTTTGTGGTCGATGGGAATCCTATTTACCTTTTGGCTCAACACTTCTTTGCCCAGCACGATATCCACTTTGATGTGAAGCAAGTCATTGGATTAACCAATGAGGATCCTGTTTCAACGGAATATCGACCGCTTAAACAAATTATTGAGAGACTCAATCGTACTTTTAAGGGTAATTATAAGGCTACACATGGGTTTGGTTCAGAAAAGGGATCGGTATCCTATGTGACTTTATTCGTAGCATATTTTAACTTTCTCAGGCCACATGCTTCACTGGAGAATAAAGTGCCAGTTATGATCCCAGAACTCTCCAAATTGCCACACATGCCGGCACGTTGGACAAAAATGATTGAACTCGCTCAACAATGGCTTCTAGAAATACAAGCCGCCTAA
- a CDS encoding putative holin-like toxin gives MTTFQTLTLMIAFAGLIVSIISFKNKK, from the coding sequence ATGACAACTTTTCAAACACTAACCTTAATGATCGCATTTGCGGGTTTGATTGTGTCAATCATTTCTTTTAAAAACAAAAAGTAA
- a CDS encoding FusB/FusC family EF-G-binding protein, with translation MQPFIQVDEFNYIREQVKRLVNAHSTTNDKAVLSAVKSIAIERVFALFSEIEDEQKNILQPITDIHDKETGEKFLLHVKSYVIPFYVTEQGIKKLFPKVKKLIIPSLEKFDLREVVYLSWFDPQTNKKYLVLNRMGKCLGVEGSFQSMNKKGVCAICNRHGEIGMFSIKEKRKGDGTFISRGNFICTDSQECNNHLMNLEKLYEFVDNIQK, from the coding sequence ATGCAACCATTTATACAAGTTGATGAATTTAATTATATTCGAGAACAAGTAAAAAGACTTGTTAATGCTCATTCAACAACGAATGATAAGGCGGTTCTCTCCGCTGTAAAGTCAATTGCAATTGAAAGGGTTTTTGCTCTATTTTCTGAAATAGAAGACGAACAAAAAAATATTCTTCAACCCATTACAGATATACATGATAAGGAAACAGGGGAAAAGTTTTTACTACACGTGAAGTCCTATGTCATTCCTTTCTATGTAACCGAACAAGGAATAAAAAAATTATTTCCGAAAGTAAAGAAATTAATAATTCCTTCACTTGAAAAATTTGATTTACGAGAAGTTGTATATTTAAGTTGGTTTGACCCGCAAACTAATAAAAAATATTTAGTATTAAACCGGATGGGCAAATGCTTAGGTGTGGAAGGTTCATTTCAATCTATGAATAAAAAAGGGGTTTGTGCCATCTGCAACAGGCATGGGGAAATCGGTATGTTCAGCATAAAAGAAAAGAGAAAGGGGGATGGAACTTTTATTAGCAGGGGAAATTTTATTTGTACCGATAGTCAAGAATGTAATAACCACTTGATGAATTTAGAAAAGTTATATGAATTTGTAGACAACATTCAAAAATGA
- a CDS encoding TetR/AcrR family transcriptional regulator, whose amino-acid sequence MGMTVSKSTKEKIFYASLDLFSQKGFSGVSIREITREVGIKESSLYNHFGSKDEILESILSHFRVDFSKTLPPVEMLDEILENRTVEDFLKAGHKNFKKYMEDDMGRKMWRILQVEQFRFPLAREIIVQDLFGKTIEFLEICFTKLIALKKIRPLTPRMLAIEYQYPVFSLLTEYNILKFDGKDTSDVESKLNQHISFFLEIISLEQ is encoded by the coding sequence ATGGGCATGACAGTTAGTAAAAGTACAAAAGAAAAAATATTTTATGCTTCCTTAGATTTATTCTCACAAAAAGGATTTAGTGGAGTTTCTATACGTGAAATAACGAGAGAAGTGGGAATTAAGGAGAGCTCACTATATAATCATTTTGGTAGCAAAGACGAAATTTTAGAGTCTATTTTATCACATTTTAGAGTAGATTTTTCAAAAACTTTACCTCCAGTAGAAATGTTAGATGAAATATTAGAAAACCGAACAGTGGAGGATTTTTTAAAAGCAGGACATAAAAACTTCAAAAAGTATATGGAAGATGATATGGGAAGAAAAATGTGGAGAATTCTTCAGGTCGAACAGTTCAGATTTCCTCTAGCTAGAGAGATTATCGTGCAAGACTTATTCGGAAAAACGATTGAATTTCTTGAGATTTGCTTTACTAAACTAATTGCTTTAAAGAAAATCCGACCGTTAACCCCTAGAATGTTAGCCATTGAATATCAATACCCTGTTTTTTCATTACTTACAGAGTATAATATTTTAAAATTCGATGGAAAAGATACTTCCGATGTAGAGTCAAAATTGAATCAACACATTTCATTTTTTTTAGAAATAATTTCTCTCGAGCAGTGA
- the istB gene encoding IS21-like element helper ATPase IstB, whose protein sequence is MDKRQEIIELCKELRLPSIRRMVNDESNFKKPDEAFEVLLQVLHQEHSDRLIRSKQNRIRTANFPQKKLLEELVESSLPDQARQKLPYLKTLKFIEEGQNVIFTGSPGTGKSHISIALGIEACLAGYKVFFATVPSLINQLKEYKSERTLRSFELKFERYDLVIIDELGYISFDKEGAELLFTHLSLRAGRKSTIITSNLPFLKWQEIFHDPVLTAALTDRLTHKSHVINMNGPSFRMKETKAWMNLNKFEVAQN, encoded by the coding sequence ATGGATAAAAGGCAAGAGATTATTGAGCTGTGTAAGGAATTGCGTTTGCCTAGTATTCGAAGGATGGTCAATGATGAAAGTAATTTCAAAAAACCGGATGAGGCATTTGAAGTGTTACTTCAGGTGCTTCATCAAGAACATAGCGACCGACTGATACGGTCGAAACAGAATCGAATACGTACAGCCAATTTCCCACAGAAAAAATTATTGGAAGAATTAGTTGAAAGTTCTTTACCTGATCAGGCCCGACAAAAGTTACCTTATTTAAAAACGTTAAAGTTTATTGAAGAAGGACAAAATGTGATTTTTACAGGTTCACCCGGTACGGGGAAGTCGCACATTTCTATAGCACTCGGTATAGAAGCCTGTTTAGCTGGATATAAAGTCTTCTTTGCGACAGTACCATCTCTAATTAATCAACTTAAAGAATACAAATCTGAAAGAACTCTTCGCTCATTTGAATTGAAATTTGAAAGATATGATTTAGTAATCATTGATGAACTTGGATATATCTCATTTGATAAAGAAGGAGCAGAACTATTATTTACGCATTTATCATTACGTGCAGGGAGAAAGTCTACAATCATTACAAGCAATTTACCATTTTTAAAATGGCAAGAAATCTTTCATGATCCAGTTTTAACAGCTGCCTTAACGGATCGGCTTACACATAAGTCACATGTTATTAATATGAATGGGCCATCTTTTAGAATGAAAGAAACGAAGGCTTGGATGAATTTAAATAAATTCGAGGTGGCTCAAAATTAA
- the istA gene encoding IS21 family transposase, translating into MNVKQQIIKMHLEGKSQRKIAKELKKSRNTVKKYIKEFENSKLTDVRNLPIPEEIIKPPTYTKRVGRKRVLSDEIIEKIRGYIKENEWKRENNLGKQQMKIIDMHEKLIEEGCEISYTTVRNFVNTELAKKNEVFIRRNCEPGYEVEFDWGEIKIEVNGKLRSYSLAVFTLAHSNYRFAKIYESETMVCVLDIHSLFIEHIGFIPTVFTYDNMRTVVKSFIGSEREITDGMKNISDYYGFKIRLCEPRKGNEKGHVERSVEYIRRKAFSSNYKFTSLKEAEEHLTRVLIRINQQLHHQHLLKHIELMEHERSVSKPAITPFDVAELIECRVDKYSTVVIKQNHYSVPEGHVGKFIKAKVGAEKIKLFIDGELVAEHKRNWGLHQWEMNIYHYLKTFEKKKGAIAQSECLKQAPDEIKMIYTNYYTGNEKDFIELLLYIQEKDNLGQVLEAIEKLNNIRFGFVTTERIQFICEQTNTDKLTDENKDDIMKQSERNLKAYADMFDQSEEGDILYG; encoded by the coding sequence TTGAATGTGAAACAACAAATAATAAAGATGCATTTGGAGGGAAAAAGTCAGAGGAAGATTGCAAAAGAATTGAAAAAATCTAGAAATACAGTAAAAAAATATATAAAGGAGTTCGAAAATAGTAAGTTAACGGATGTTCGAAATTTACCAATACCAGAGGAGATTATAAAACCACCAACTTACACAAAAAGAGTTGGTAGGAAAAGAGTATTAAGTGATGAAATTATCGAGAAAATTCGAGGATATATAAAAGAAAATGAGTGGAAAAGAGAGAATAATTTAGGTAAACAACAAATGAAAATCATTGATATGCATGAAAAGTTGATAGAGGAAGGGTGTGAAATTAGTTATACCACAGTACGTAATTTTGTAAACACGGAGCTAGCAAAGAAAAACGAGGTATTCATACGTAGAAATTGCGAACCTGGTTATGAAGTGGAATTTGATTGGGGAGAAATTAAAATCGAGGTGAATGGAAAATTAAGAAGCTATTCCCTAGCGGTTTTCACTTTAGCACATAGTAATTATCGATTTGCGAAAATCTATGAGTCTGAAACCATGGTTTGTGTTTTAGACATCCATTCCTTATTTATTGAACACATTGGTTTTATCCCTACGGTATTTACCTATGACAATATGAGGACTGTGGTTAAATCGTTCATAGGATCAGAAAGGGAAATCACCGACGGTATGAAAAATATTTCAGATTATTATGGGTTTAAAATTCGACTATGTGAACCAAGAAAGGGAAATGAAAAAGGCCACGTTGAACGTAGTGTAGAGTACATTCGTAGAAAGGCATTTTCATCAAATTATAAATTTACAAGTTTAAAAGAGGCAGAGGAACATTTGACAAGGGTACTAATAAGAATCAACCAGCAGTTACATCACCAGCATTTATTAAAACACATTGAATTAATGGAACACGAAAGGTCTGTATCCAAGCCAGCAATAACTCCTTTTGACGTTGCAGAGTTAATAGAATGTCGGGTGGATAAGTATAGTACAGTTGTCATAAAACAGAATCATTATTCTGTGCCAGAAGGACATGTTGGGAAATTTATTAAAGCAAAAGTAGGAGCTGAAAAAATCAAACTATTTATCGATGGGGAGCTTGTAGCAGAACACAAACGGAATTGGGGCTTACATCAGTGGGAAATGAATATTTATCACTATCTAAAAACCTTTGAAAAGAAAAAAGGTGCCATAGCTCAAAGTGAATGTTTGAAGCAGGCACCGGATGAAATTAAAATGATATACACCAATTATTATACAGGAAATGAAAAAGACTTCATAGAGTTACTTTTATATATTCAAGAAAAAGATAATTTAGGGCAAGTGTTAGAAGCTATTGAGAAACTAAATAATATTCGCTTTGGTTTTGTCACTACAGAAAGAATACAATTCATCTGTGAGCAAACCAATACTGACAAGTTAACTGATGAGAACAAGGACGACATCATGAAACAGTCAGAAAGAAATCTAAAAGCCTACGCAGATATGTTTGATCAATCTGAAGAAGGAGATATCTTATATGGATAA
- a CDS encoding restriction endonuclease — translation MPQQSDIEIPLLEVLVELGGQGRPKDIYPRVTDKFPDLTQEDLEEVMVSGANKWTNRIQWVRQKLIDNGDMHSPQRGLWAITDQGRLRVQSPQENRPAPLNFVELYENYEDDFKSQLLDKLHELTPRQFEEFAKKFLQVYGFVSVNVTNIGPDGGIDGFGKLKLGLATMNVAFQCKRWQGNIGRKEIQQFRGAIQGNYEQGIFFTTSDFTQTAKEISIQKGAVPVILMNGTGIVDIMIEKGLGVEKKPLYLFYERVQDFLDE, via the coding sequence ATGCCTCAACAATCTGATATTGAAATACCTTTACTTGAGGTGTTGGTTGAACTCGGCGGACAAGGTCGACCAAAAGATATTTATCCTCGAGTGACTGATAAATTTCCAGATTTAACTCAGGAAGATTTGGAAGAAGTTATGGTATCTGGTGCTAATAAATGGACAAATCGAATCCAATGGGTAAGGCAAAAATTAATTGATAATGGTGATATGCATAGTCCACAAAGAGGGCTGTGGGCAATAACTGATCAAGGCAGATTACGAGTTCAATCACCTCAAGAGAATCGACCTGCACCATTGAACTTTGTTGAATTATATGAAAACTATGAAGATGATTTTAAATCCCAATTACTAGATAAACTCCATGAATTAACGCCAAGACAATTTGAAGAATTTGCAAAGAAATTTCTTCAAGTGTATGGCTTTGTTAGTGTAAACGTAACTAACATCGGCCCTGATGGTGGTATTGATGGATTTGGTAAGCTGAAATTAGGTCTAGCCACAATGAATGTTGCTTTTCAGTGTAAAAGGTGGCAGGGAAATATTGGAAGAAAAGAAATCCAACAATTTCGAGGAGCAATTCAAGGGAATTATGAACAGGGTATTTTTTTCACTACTTCTGATTTCACACAAACCGCAAAGGAAATTTCTATTCAAAAAGGAGCAGTCCCTGTTATTCTAATGAATGGTACTGGAATTGTTGATATTATGATAGAAAAAGGGCTTGGTGTCGAGAAAAAGCCACTATATCTTTTTTATGAGAGGGTACAAGATTTTTTGGATGAGTAA
- a CDS encoding nuclease-related domain-containing protein has translation MKGNYGKIFVGIKLKKLVKDFSQQYHVFHNLYIPKRDFTYSQIEHVIVSQFGIYVIKTKNSCVWLFGDEQQKNWTQVLYNKRSKFYNSIW, from the coding sequence TTGAAAGGGAATTATGGAAAAATATTCGTTGGGATAAAATTAAAAAAACTCGTGAAAGACTTTTCTCAACAGTACCATGTGTTTCATAATCTTTATATACCTAAAAGAGACTTCACTTACTCCCAAATTGAACACGTAATCGTGTCTCAATTTGGAATTTATGTGATTAAGACAAAGAATTCTTGTGTATGGTTGTTTGGAGACGAACAACAGAAGAACTGGACACAAGTACTATATAATAAAAGATCGAAATTTTATAATTCAATTTGGTAA
- a CDS encoding DEAD/DEAH box helicase, translated as MTTDKRLIVNSESGNLLNELVKSLKECESFYFSVAFINFSGLQLLLDPLKEAEEREVKGKIITSTYLNFTEVKALEKIKTFNNIDLKVFDTIEERGFHTKVYIFEYQNTYKIIIGSANITQSALKSNIEWNVEVVTKNESEFVKDVIKEYNHLWEISEEATETFIGEYENFLTTIKRTTPIRQTVFERGKYIVPNRMQKRAIESLKRLRSYGESKALVIAATGTGKTYMSAFDVKNFKPKKLLFIVHREEILKKAKETFEFLLPNENITFGLLTGNAKDKQADYIFSTIQSLTRSYKDFQRDEFEYIIFDEAHHATSPSYQTIMNYFTPEFTLGMTATPERSDNMNVFDLFDNNVAIEVRLHEALEDDLVIPFHYFGITDIEGIDLSDVDIDNIAEVTKRLKVNERVDFIIEKMNFYNHDGEKRKCLGFCASVDHAQFMANEFNKHGYKSVCLHGGHSVDERAFYINRLENEDDELQVIFSVDIFNEGVDIPSINTVLMLRPTNSPIVFIQQLGRGLRKHGGKTFLTVLDFIGNHSKVFLIALALNGSRYYDKESLKVAVATGFANIPGATHIQMDEISKERILEQIDRENFNSLKYLREEYLEFKKMNQGRIPYFLLDYLKFDGAPDPVKFIHREKSYLKFVAKTEKDESLKKLLLDDNFESILKELSGKLPLKRIHEFVILKILLEKQQVTLELLRQEILKYVEKMDDDSVQHALEVLNQDYYDRGQISRGTKLVNSSNGVATRTEIFSRVLQNNIFNSYIKDVIQYGIFRYEKEYKREYYGIPHFKLYEQYQMVDAALLSNYRKTHSSFRGSGLLTNGNDYFLFVDLHKEEDIKESINYHDKFINRQYFQWQTPNSTSQSSERGKNIIFNKERGIHLHLFVRKYKEIDGKTEPYIYIEAGT; from the coding sequence ATGACAACAGATAAACGTTTAATTGTAAATTCTGAAAGTGGAAACCTACTAAATGAACTAGTAAAATCATTAAAAGAGTGCGAATCATTTTATTTTAGCGTTGCATTTATAAATTTTAGCGGTTTACAGTTGCTGCTTGATCCATTGAAAGAAGCGGAGGAAAGAGAGGTCAAAGGAAAAATAATCACTTCCACTTATTTAAATTTCACTGAGGTTAAAGCACTAGAAAAGATCAAAACATTTAATAATATCGATTTAAAAGTGTTTGATACCATAGAAGAAAGAGGTTTCCATACAAAAGTTTATATTTTTGAATATCAAAATACATATAAAATAATTATTGGTTCCGCTAACATAACTCAAAGTGCATTAAAAAGTAATATTGAATGGAATGTTGAAGTTGTTACTAAAAATGAATCTGAATTTGTAAAGGATGTAATAAAAGAATATAACCATTTATGGGAAATCAGTGAAGAAGCAACTGAAACGTTTATTGGGGAATATGAAAATTTTTTGACTACGATAAAGAGGACAACACCGATCCGCCAAACAGTTTTTGAACGTGGAAAATATATTGTTCCTAATCGTATGCAGAAAAGGGCGATAGAGAGTTTGAAGCGATTACGAAGCTATGGTGAATCGAAAGCTCTAGTTATCGCTGCTACTGGGACAGGTAAAACGTATATGTCTGCTTTTGATGTGAAAAATTTCAAACCTAAAAAACTATTGTTTATTGTACATAGGGAAGAAATCTTGAAAAAGGCAAAGGAGACATTTGAGTTCTTATTACCAAACGAGAATATAACGTTTGGTTTATTGACAGGGAACGCTAAAGACAAACAAGCTGACTATATTTTTTCTACTATTCAATCATTAACTAGAAGCTATAAAGATTTTCAGAGAGATGAGTTTGAGTACATTATTTTTGATGAGGCACATCATGCTACCAGTCCAAGTTATCAAACAATTATGAATTACTTTACTCCCGAATTTACACTGGGTATGACAGCCACACCTGAACGTAGCGATAATATGAATGTATTTGATCTATTTGATAATAATGTGGCAATTGAAGTTCGTTTACATGAAGCTTTAGAAGATGATTTGGTCATTCCGTTTCATTATTTTGGTATAACTGATATTGAAGGGATTGACTTAAGTGATGTCGATATTGACAATATTGCAGAGGTTACAAAACGTTTGAAGGTTAATGAACGGGTAGATTTTATTATTGAAAAAATGAATTTCTATAACCATGATGGAGAGAAGAGAAAATGTTTAGGCTTTTGTGCAAGTGTAGATCATGCTCAATTTATGGCGAATGAATTCAATAAGCATGGATATAAAAGTGTTTGTTTACATGGAGGCCATTCTGTTGATGAAAGAGCGTTTTATATTAACAGACTAGAGAATGAAGATGATGAACTACAAGTGATTTTTTCTGTTGATATATTTAACGAGGGTGTAGACATCCCTTCTATAAACACTGTACTCATGTTAAGGCCAACAAATTCTCCAATTGTATTCATTCAGCAATTGGGAAGGGGACTGAGAAAACACGGTGGTAAAACTTTTTTAACGGTACTTGACTTTATTGGAAATCACAGTAAAGTGTTTCTAATAGCATTAGCATTGAATGGGAGCAGATATTACGATAAAGAAAGTTTAAAGGTTGCTGTTGCGACCGGATTTGCAAATATCCCTGGTGCCACTCATATTCAAATGGATGAAATATCAAAGGAAAGAATTCTAGAGCAAATTGATCGTGAAAATTTTAATTCGTTAAAATACTTGCGAGAAGAATACTTAGAATTTAAGAAAATGAATCAAGGTAGAATTCCGTATTTTTTACTTGATTACTTAAAATTTGATGGTGCACCAGATCCAGTTAAGTTTATTCATCGGGAGAAATCGTACCTCAAATTTGTTGCAAAAACGGAGAAGGATGAATCACTCAAAAAGTTATTACTTGATGATAATTTTGAGAGCATTTTAAAAGAATTATCGGGGAAATTACCTTTAAAACGTATTCATGAATTCGTCATTCTTAAAATTTTGCTTGAGAAACAACAAGTTACCTTAGAGCTATTAAGACAAGAAATTTTAAAATATGTAGAGAAAATGGATGATGACAGTGTTCAACATGCGTTAGAAGTATTAAATCAAGACTATTACGATAGAGGACAAATAAGCAGAGGAACAAAGCTTGTAAATTCTTCAAATGGTGTAGCAACTAGGACAGAAATTTTTAGTAGGGTACTCCAAAATAATATTTTTAATAGTTATATAAAAGATGTTATTCAATATGGAATTTTTAGATATGAAAAGGAATATAAAAGAGAATATTATGGTATTCCACATTTTAAACTTTATGAGCAATATCAAATGGTGGATGCTGCTCTTTTGTCTAACTATCGCAAAACTCACAGCTCATTTAGGGGTTCCGGGCTATTAACAAATGGTAATGACTATTTTCTTTTTGTTGATTTACACAAAGAAGAGGATATAAAAGAAAGTATTAATTACCATGATAAATTCATTAATCGCCAATATTTCCAATGGCAAACACCTAATAGTACCAGCCAATCTTCTGAGCGAGGAAAAAATATTATATTTAATAAAGAAAGAGGAATTCATCTTCATCTATTTGTTCGTAAATATAAGGAGATTGATGGAAAGACAGAACCTTATATTTATATTGAGGCTGGGACATAA